GGCATAAACCTAGAACAATGGTAATTCTAAATGAATTtgctaatacaaaatatataaaaatacaactaCTGGAAATGCAATAAACTAATAAATACaatgagcatttttttttatatatagggAGTCAAGCCAGGTCCTGTCAATAAAATGGTGGTTCTGTCTGCAAGACCCAAAGAGAGGAAGCTTGCTGAGGGTTTAAGGTACAACGCAAACATTTCATTCTAAAGATGAATgtagtttaaaattaaaaatatgaaagatTAGACAGAATAAAATCTAGAAAAAAAGTGctttttgtttaaaacttttcttttcatttcaggaGTACCCTTTACAAGGGTGTCACCAGTGAGCTGCCTGACCTCTCAGTCCTCCAAGTAGCAGAGGCATATAAGGACTACGCCAGTGCTGTAGCTCCTCCAGTCACCACTATCAGGATGTCACATGAGGATTCTTTGGTGGATTCTGCCTTTGGTAAAGTTCAGTATGGAAGTGTGCTGTCATACCAGCAGCCAGCTGCAACAACATGCAACATTACTCACCATCAAGATGCCCCACCACCGCCACCTCTGCCACTAGTTGGTTACAGCCTTGACACatctgtttgcttgtttgtccATAGCAAACATGGACAACCACACATGACGTCACTGGCAGTAACCTTAGATATGGCTCACAAAATAGAGCATGCCACCAAAGAACAGAGTGCATCACATGCTTGGCACTCGGTCCGAAAACCCCGGGTAACAGCGTCACGTTTTAGGGAGGTTTGTCATGTGCGTGGACAGAGCTCGGCTGAACACCTGGCTGAAAGAATCTACAAAGAAACTCGCCAGACAGCAGATATGAAGAGAGGGCTTGAAATGGAATCTGCTGCAATTGAGGAATACTGCCTGCTGCGAGAGGTGAACTACCACACTTGTGGGTTCTTAATTCACCCCGATGCACCTTGGCTGGGGGCCTCTCCTGATGGGATTATTTTTGACCctaaagagcaccatgtttttggacttttggagataaaaTGTCCCAATGTCAAAAGTTACGTGGACTGTCCTTACCTTAAATTTCACAATGGCACACCAGAACTGAAACAGCATGCATACTTTTGGCAAGTTCAAGAACAAATGCTGATCTCAGGATTGGACTGGTGTGATTTTGTCGTTTATGCACAGGATGACATGATGATCCAGCGCATATACAAAGACACCAGAATGTTTCAGATCATTCGAGAGAAAGCTGaccatttctttctttacttttacctGCCAAGATACCTACAgatgtaaaaaagacaaataatcatttaacattgtatcaaagttttttttatttactcaacATCACTGTACATAATGTTAAAGACTGTAACaaagttatttatatttacatgtttacttTCCTGCAGTGCTACTGTACaaagttatttatatttacaatatttctatttggacaaaaataaatgcaaattcaTCAATCCCCAAACAAAGTTATCTTGTCTTTAATCCTTTGCCCATGCTTTTACTAAGGGGCCATTCTGGTAATTTACAAGGAGGCAAGCAACAGTGTACAGCTGGTTGATGCTCCCTGTGATGGAAAGAGGGATTTCTGTGTCGAACAGCTTGTGTTCCTTCACCCTGCGGATGAGACGCTCGACGTGGACCCTCAGCCGAGCAATGGACTGTGTCTTCTTTACCTCATCAGCCGTCAGCTGTTTCCTTTTTGACAGGAAAGCAGGTCTGTAGACTTTGCATGGCACACAGTCATCAACAAGAAAACCTTTGTCGCCCATTATTGCCATCCCAGGTTTCAACAGAGACACAATCCCAGACTGCTTAAAAAGCTCCTTGTCACTGACAGATCCTGCATACAGGGAAGACACAAAGGTGACCACACCATGTGGTGCCATGCCGATTAACCCCTTGAACGTGCAGTGGGACTTGTAATTGGAGAAGACTTCACTTTGAAGCAGGAGAGAGGATGGAGTTTGGCAATGCAGTTCCGTGCAGTCGATCACTACTTGTGTGTCTGGGTAGTCCTGGAACTCATTGGGTAGATGCGCTTTGACTTCCTCCTCAGACATCCATATGCGAACAGAGCCAAGAATGGTGTACAAAAAATTGGCCCAGGTTGTAATAATTCGGCTAACTGTAGACTGATGAATGTTGAATCTGTGGGA
This genomic stretch from Etheostoma spectabile isolate EspeVRDwgs_2016 unplaced genomic scaffold, UIUC_Espe_1.0 scaffold352, whole genome shotgun sequence harbors:
- the LOC116686385 gene encoding uncharacterized protein LOC116686385, yielding MRVSHGQCVRVGSPVVALLYQTAHYSQLGISAVPPVHSCTETEQSWHKPRTMGVKPGPVNKMVVLSARPKERKLAEGLRSTLYKGVTSELPDLSVLQVAEAYKDYASAVAPPVTTIRMSHEDSLVDSAFGKVQYGSVLSYQQPAATTCNITHHQDAPPPPPLPLVGYSLDTSVCLFVHSKHGQPHMTSLAVTLDMAHKIEHATKEQSASHAWHSVRKPRVTASRFREVCHVRGQSSAEHLAERIYKETRQTADMKRGLEMESAAIEEYCLLREVNYHTCGFLIHPDAPWLGASPDGIIFDPKEHHVFGLLEIKCPNVKSYVDCPYLKFHNGTPELKQHAYFWQVQEQMLISGLDWCDFVVYAQDDMMIQRIYKDTRMFQIIREKADHFFLYFYLPRYLQM